From one Phoenix dactylifera cultivar Barhee BC4 unplaced genomic scaffold, palm_55x_up_171113_PBpolish2nd_filt_p 000283F, whole genome shotgun sequence genomic stretch:
- the LOC103711237 gene encoding protein FAR1-RELATED SEQUENCE 11-like isoform X3, producing MDKTSENHEDAPDISTDLSPEVVDSIDELPEGTVLTKQTSVNLVPFIGQRFVSQDAAYEFYCSFAKQCGFSIRRHRTRGKDGVGRGITRRDFTCHRGGLPQEKQLDDSKLQRNRKSSRCGCQAYMRIVKRADFDVPEWCVTGFSNVHNHEFLKSNQVHHFPAYCTISADDKSRICMFSKAGISVRQMLRLTELEKGVKLGCLQFTEIDVRNLLQSFKNLDRDHDAIDLLTMCKKIKDEDPNFKYEFKIDGCNRLEHISWSYASSVQLYEAFGDAVVFDTTHRLDAYDMLLGVWIGVDNHGMNCFFGCVLLRDENIQSFSWALKSFLGFTRGKAPQTILTDQNMWLKEATSVEMPNTKHAFCIWRIIAKFSDWFSVLLGSRYDNWKAEFHRLYNMQVVEEFEVEWRKMVNAYALHTNKHIASLYALRTFWALPYLRCYFFAGITSAVYSESISAFTQQFLSAQSQPDNFVEQVAAILDFKDQIGPKQKSQRKLHKIRLKTGSPIESHAATVLTPYAFCKLQEELVLAPQYASFPLEDGSFLVRHHTQMDGGCKVIWAPQEELISCSCHHFEFTGILCRHILRILSTNNCFHIPDDYLPIRWRCINSPLTKCSRTAPREHAERVHLLQAMVSALMAESVESEERLEVASEQVAMVLSRIREFPLSTHGMSDIAYESPSESLIIPEVEETDGIIHSFAAGRTHVSYTLGKLKERQTRDGVEMSRKRRRYPAPYCGQFGHDANDCPMMGTEGLNGDDLGFL from the exons ATGGACAAAACATCAGAAAATCATGAAGATGCTCCTGATATCAGCACTGACTTATCTCCTGAAGTTGTCGACTCCATAGATGAATTGCCTGAAGGCACAGTTCTAACAAAACAAACTTCTGTAAATCTTGTCCCTTTCATTGGCCAAAGATTTGTTTCCCAAGATGCTGCTTATGAATTTTATTGCAGCTTTGCAAAGCAATGTGGCTTCTCGATTAGGCGTCATCGCACTAGAGGAAAAGATGGGGTTGGTCGAGGAATCACCAGAAGGGATTTCACCTGTCATCGTGGTGGATTGCCTCAGGAAAAGCAATTGGATGACAGCAAGCTGCAGAGAAATCGAAAATCATCACGTTGTGGGTGCCAGGCATACATGAGAATAGTTAAAAGGGCAGATTTTGATGTCCCTGAATGGTGTGTCACTGGCTTTAGTAACGTCCACAACCATGAATTCTTGAAATCAAACCAAGTGCATCACTTTCCTGCCTATTGTACTATATCAGCAGATGATAAGAGCCGCATTTGCATGTTTTCTAAAGCAGGAATATCTGTACGGCAAATGTTGAGACTAACGGAGCTTGAGAAAGGTGTGAAACTTGGTTGTCTACAATTTACAGAAATAGATGTAAGGAACTTGCtacaatcttttaaaaatttggatCGGGATCATGATGCAATCGACCTTCTTACAATGTGCAAGAAAATCAAAGATGAAGATCCCAACTTCAAGTACGAATTTAAGATAGATGGATGTAACAGGTTGGAACATATTTCTTGGTCATATGCTTCATCGGTTcagttatatgaagcttttggaGATGCAGTGGTTTTTGACACAACTCACCGTTTGGATGCTTACGATATGCTATTAGGAGTCTGGATTGGAGTGGATAATCATGGAATGAATTGTTTTTTTGGATGCGTTCTTCTACGAGATGAAAATATTCAATCATTTTCTTGGGCTTTGAAG TCATTTTTGGGTTTCACAAGAGGAAAGGCTCCACAAACAATTTTAACAGACCAAAACATGTGGCTTAAAGAGGCAACCTCTGTTGAAATGCCAAATACAAAACATGCCTTCTGCATTTGGCGCATCATTGCAAAATTCTCTGATTGGTTTTCGGTACTTCTTGGGTCACGGTATGATAATTGGAAGGCTGAATTCCACCGTCTTTACAATATGCAGGTAGTAGAGGAATTTGAAGTTGAATGGAGGAAAATGGTTAATGCTTATGCACTTCATACAAACAAGCATATTGCCAGTTTATATGCATTGAGGACATTTTGGGCATTGCCGTACTTGAGATGTTACTTCTTTGCAGGAATTACTTCAGCAGTATATTCAGAGTCAATAAGTGCTTTCACCCAACAGTTTCTTAGTGCCCAGTCTCAGCCTGATAATTTTGTAGAGCAA GTGGCAGCTATTCTCGATTTTAAAGATCAGATAGGACCAAAACAGAAATCACAAAGAAAGCTCCATAAGATACGTCTCAAAACAGGGTCCCCTATAGAGTCCCATGCAGCTACTGTTCTTACCCCTTATGCCTTTTGCAAGCTCCAGGAGGAGCTTGTATTAGCTCCACAGTATGCATCATTTCCACTAGAAGATGGAAGCTTTCTTGTGAGACACCATACACAGATGGATGGAGGGTGCAAAGTAATTTGGGCACCTCAGGAAGAGCTCATAAGCTGTAGTTGTCATCATTTTGAGTTTACAGGAATCCTTTGTAGACACATTCTTCGTATTCTGTCAACGAATAATTGCTTTCATATTCCAGATGATTACCTACCTATTCGATGGCGCTGCATCAACTCACCTCTGACAAAGTGCTCTAGGACTGCTCCAAGGGAACATGCTGAACGTGTTCATTTGTTGCAAGCTATGGTGTCTGCTCTTATGGCAGAATCTGTCGAGTCAGAGGAGCGACTTGAGGTTGCTTCAGAACAAGTAGCCATGGTGTTATCTCGCATCAGAGAATTTCCTCTGTCTACACATGGTATGAGCGACATTGCTTATGAGAGCCCTTCTGAGTCACTGATTATACCAGAAGTAGAGGAGACTGATGGCATCATCCATAGCTTTGCTGCTGGACGTACTCATGTATCTTATACTTTGGGCAAGCTAAAAGAAAGACAAACAAGAGATGGGGTGGAGATGTCGAGGAAAAGGAGGCGTTATCCAGCACCTTACTGTGGGCAATTTGGACATGATGCTAATGACTGCCCAATGATGGGAACTGAAGGTTTGAATGGAGATGATTTGGGATTCCTGTAG
- the LOC103711237 gene encoding protein FAR1-RELATED SEQUENCE 11-like isoform X1, producing MENPSRPAIHRDPYEVLGVSRFCSSLEIKVAYRKLAFRYHPDKNVDNPEASEHFKEVSYSYSILSDPERRRCYDNAGLEAPNLSSSLSIMDKTSENHEDAPDISTDLSPEVVDSIDELPEGTVLTKQTSVNLVPFIGQRFVSQDAAYEFYCSFAKQCGFSIRRHRTRGKDGVGRGITRRDFTCHRGGLPQEKQLDDSKLQRNRKSSRCGCQAYMRIVKRADFDVPEWCVTGFSNVHNHEFLKSNQVHHFPAYCTISADDKSRICMFSKAGISVRQMLRLTELEKGVKLGCLQFTEIDVRNLLQSFKNLDRDHDAIDLLTMCKKIKDEDPNFKYEFKIDGCNRLEHISWSYASSVQLYEAFGDAVVFDTTHRLDAYDMLLGVWIGVDNHGMNCFFGCVLLRDENIQSFSWALKSFLGFTRGKAPQTILTDQNMWLKEATSVEMPNTKHAFCIWRIIAKFSDWFSVLLGSRYDNWKAEFHRLYNMQVVEEFEVEWRKMVNAYALHTNKHIASLYALRTFWALPYLRCYFFAGITSAVYSESISAFTQQFLSAQSQPDNFVEQVAAILDFKDQIGPKQKSQRKLHKIRLKTGSPIESHAATVLTPYAFCKLQEELVLAPQYASFPLEDGSFLVRHHTQMDGGCKVIWAPQEELISCSCHHFEFTGILCRHILRILSTNNCFHIPDDYLPIRWRCINSPLTKCSRTAPREHAERVHLLQAMVSALMAESVESEERLEVASEQVAMVLSRIREFPLSTHGMSDIAYESPSESLIIPEVEETDGIIHSFAAGRTHVSYTLGKLKERQTRDGVEMSRKRRRYPAPYCGQFGHDANDCPMMGTEGLNGDDLGFL from the exons ATGGAGAACCCGTCGCGGCCGGCGATTCATAGAGACCCGTACGAGGTGTTGGGGGTCTCTAGATTCTGCTCAAGCCTTGAGATCAAGGTTGCTTACAGGAAGTTAGCTTTCAG GTACCATCCTGACAAAAATGTAGACAATCCTGAAGCTTCTGAGCATTTTAAGGAGGTTTCTTATTCTTATAGCATTCTGTCTGATCCAGAGAGAAGAAGATGTTATGACAATGCTGGACTTGAG GCACCAAATTTGAGCTCAAGTCTATCTATTATGGACAAAACATCAGAAAATCATGAAGATGCTCCTGATATCAGCACTGACTTATCTCCTGAAGTTGTCGACTCCATAGATGAATTGCCTGAAGGCACAGTTCTAACAAAACAAACTTCTGTAAATCTTGTCCCTTTCATTGGCCAAAGATTTGTTTCCCAAGATGCTGCTTATGAATTTTATTGCAGCTTTGCAAAGCAATGTGGCTTCTCGATTAGGCGTCATCGCACTAGAGGAAAAGATGGGGTTGGTCGAGGAATCACCAGAAGGGATTTCACCTGTCATCGTGGTGGATTGCCTCAGGAAAAGCAATTGGATGACAGCAAGCTGCAGAGAAATCGAAAATCATCACGTTGTGGGTGCCAGGCATACATGAGAATAGTTAAAAGGGCAGATTTTGATGTCCCTGAATGGTGTGTCACTGGCTTTAGTAACGTCCACAACCATGAATTCTTGAAATCAAACCAAGTGCATCACTTTCCTGCCTATTGTACTATATCAGCAGATGATAAGAGCCGCATTTGCATGTTTTCTAAAGCAGGAATATCTGTACGGCAAATGTTGAGACTAACGGAGCTTGAGAAAGGTGTGAAACTTGGTTGTCTACAATTTACAGAAATAGATGTAAGGAACTTGCtacaatcttttaaaaatttggatCGGGATCATGATGCAATCGACCTTCTTACAATGTGCAAGAAAATCAAAGATGAAGATCCCAACTTCAAGTACGAATTTAAGATAGATGGATGTAACAGGTTGGAACATATTTCTTGGTCATATGCTTCATCGGTTcagttatatgaagcttttggaGATGCAGTGGTTTTTGACACAACTCACCGTTTGGATGCTTACGATATGCTATTAGGAGTCTGGATTGGAGTGGATAATCATGGAATGAATTGTTTTTTTGGATGCGTTCTTCTACGAGATGAAAATATTCAATCATTTTCTTGGGCTTTGAAG TCATTTTTGGGTTTCACAAGAGGAAAGGCTCCACAAACAATTTTAACAGACCAAAACATGTGGCTTAAAGAGGCAACCTCTGTTGAAATGCCAAATACAAAACATGCCTTCTGCATTTGGCGCATCATTGCAAAATTCTCTGATTGGTTTTCGGTACTTCTTGGGTCACGGTATGATAATTGGAAGGCTGAATTCCACCGTCTTTACAATATGCAGGTAGTAGAGGAATTTGAAGTTGAATGGAGGAAAATGGTTAATGCTTATGCACTTCATACAAACAAGCATATTGCCAGTTTATATGCATTGAGGACATTTTGGGCATTGCCGTACTTGAGATGTTACTTCTTTGCAGGAATTACTTCAGCAGTATATTCAGAGTCAATAAGTGCTTTCACCCAACAGTTTCTTAGTGCCCAGTCTCAGCCTGATAATTTTGTAGAGCAA GTGGCAGCTATTCTCGATTTTAAAGATCAGATAGGACCAAAACAGAAATCACAAAGAAAGCTCCATAAGATACGTCTCAAAACAGGGTCCCCTATAGAGTCCCATGCAGCTACTGTTCTTACCCCTTATGCCTTTTGCAAGCTCCAGGAGGAGCTTGTATTAGCTCCACAGTATGCATCATTTCCACTAGAAGATGGAAGCTTTCTTGTGAGACACCATACACAGATGGATGGAGGGTGCAAAGTAATTTGGGCACCTCAGGAAGAGCTCATAAGCTGTAGTTGTCATCATTTTGAGTTTACAGGAATCCTTTGTAGACACATTCTTCGTATTCTGTCAACGAATAATTGCTTTCATATTCCAGATGATTACCTACCTATTCGATGGCGCTGCATCAACTCACCTCTGACAAAGTGCTCTAGGACTGCTCCAAGGGAACATGCTGAACGTGTTCATTTGTTGCAAGCTATGGTGTCTGCTCTTATGGCAGAATCTGTCGAGTCAGAGGAGCGACTTGAGGTTGCTTCAGAACAAGTAGCCATGGTGTTATCTCGCATCAGAGAATTTCCTCTGTCTACACATGGTATGAGCGACATTGCTTATGAGAGCCCTTCTGAGTCACTGATTATACCAGAAGTAGAGGAGACTGATGGCATCATCCATAGCTTTGCTGCTGGACGTACTCATGTATCTTATACTTTGGGCAAGCTAAAAGAAAGACAAACAAGAGATGGGGTGGAGATGTCGAGGAAAAGGAGGCGTTATCCAGCACCTTACTGTGGGCAATTTGGACATGATGCTAATGACTGCCCAATGATGGGAACTGAAGGTTTGAATGGAGATGATTTGGGATTCCTGTAG
- the LOC103711237 gene encoding protein FAR1-RELATED SEQUENCE 11-like isoform X2 gives MENPSRPAIHRDPYEVLGVSRFCSSLEIKVAYRKLAFRYHPDKNVDNPEASEHFKEVSYSYSILSDPERRRCYDNAGLEAPNLSSSLSIMDKTSENHEDAPDISTDLSPEVVDSIDELPEGTVLTKQTSVNLVPFIGQRFVSQDAAYEFYCSFAKQCGFSIRRHRTRGKDGVGRGITRRDFTCHRGGLPQEKQLDDSKLQRNRKSSRCGCQAYMRIVKRADFDVPEWCVTGFSNVHNHEFLKSNQVHHFPAYCTISADDKSRICMFSKAGISVRQMLRLTELEKGVKLGCLQFTEIDVRNLLQSFKNLDRDHDAIDLLTMCKKIKDEDPNFKYEFKIDGCNRLEHISWSYASSVQLYEAFGDAVVFDTTHRLDAYDMLLGVWIGVDNHGMNCFFGCVLLRDENIQSFSWALKSFLGFTRGKAPQTILTDQNMWLKEATSVEMPNTKHAFCIWRIIAKFSDWFSVLLGSRYDNWKAEFHRLYNMQVAAILDFKDQIGPKQKSQRKLHKIRLKTGSPIESHAATVLTPYAFCKLQEELVLAPQYASFPLEDGSFLVRHHTQMDGGCKVIWAPQEELISCSCHHFEFTGILCRHILRILSTNNCFHIPDDYLPIRWRCINSPLTKCSRTAPREHAERVHLLQAMVSALMAESVESEERLEVASEQVAMVLSRIREFPLSTHGMSDIAYESPSESLIIPEVEETDGIIHSFAAGRTHVSYTLGKLKERQTRDGVEMSRKRRRYPAPYCGQFGHDANDCPMMGTEGLNGDDLGFL, from the exons ATGGAGAACCCGTCGCGGCCGGCGATTCATAGAGACCCGTACGAGGTGTTGGGGGTCTCTAGATTCTGCTCAAGCCTTGAGATCAAGGTTGCTTACAGGAAGTTAGCTTTCAG GTACCATCCTGACAAAAATGTAGACAATCCTGAAGCTTCTGAGCATTTTAAGGAGGTTTCTTATTCTTATAGCATTCTGTCTGATCCAGAGAGAAGAAGATGTTATGACAATGCTGGACTTGAG GCACCAAATTTGAGCTCAAGTCTATCTATTATGGACAAAACATCAGAAAATCATGAAGATGCTCCTGATATCAGCACTGACTTATCTCCTGAAGTTGTCGACTCCATAGATGAATTGCCTGAAGGCACAGTTCTAACAAAACAAACTTCTGTAAATCTTGTCCCTTTCATTGGCCAAAGATTTGTTTCCCAAGATGCTGCTTATGAATTTTATTGCAGCTTTGCAAAGCAATGTGGCTTCTCGATTAGGCGTCATCGCACTAGAGGAAAAGATGGGGTTGGTCGAGGAATCACCAGAAGGGATTTCACCTGTCATCGTGGTGGATTGCCTCAGGAAAAGCAATTGGATGACAGCAAGCTGCAGAGAAATCGAAAATCATCACGTTGTGGGTGCCAGGCATACATGAGAATAGTTAAAAGGGCAGATTTTGATGTCCCTGAATGGTGTGTCACTGGCTTTAGTAACGTCCACAACCATGAATTCTTGAAATCAAACCAAGTGCATCACTTTCCTGCCTATTGTACTATATCAGCAGATGATAAGAGCCGCATTTGCATGTTTTCTAAAGCAGGAATATCTGTACGGCAAATGTTGAGACTAACGGAGCTTGAGAAAGGTGTGAAACTTGGTTGTCTACAATTTACAGAAATAGATGTAAGGAACTTGCtacaatcttttaaaaatttggatCGGGATCATGATGCAATCGACCTTCTTACAATGTGCAAGAAAATCAAAGATGAAGATCCCAACTTCAAGTACGAATTTAAGATAGATGGATGTAACAGGTTGGAACATATTTCTTGGTCATATGCTTCATCGGTTcagttatatgaagcttttggaGATGCAGTGGTTTTTGACACAACTCACCGTTTGGATGCTTACGATATGCTATTAGGAGTCTGGATTGGAGTGGATAATCATGGAATGAATTGTTTTTTTGGATGCGTTCTTCTACGAGATGAAAATATTCAATCATTTTCTTGGGCTTTGAAG TCATTTTTGGGTTTCACAAGAGGAAAGGCTCCACAAACAATTTTAACAGACCAAAACATGTGGCTTAAAGAGGCAACCTCTGTTGAAATGCCAAATACAAAACATGCCTTCTGCATTTGGCGCATCATTGCAAAATTCTCTGATTGGTTTTCGGTACTTCTTGGGTCACGGTATGATAATTGGAAGGCTGAATTCCACCGTCTTTACAATATGCAG GTGGCAGCTATTCTCGATTTTAAAGATCAGATAGGACCAAAACAGAAATCACAAAGAAAGCTCCATAAGATACGTCTCAAAACAGGGTCCCCTATAGAGTCCCATGCAGCTACTGTTCTTACCCCTTATGCCTTTTGCAAGCTCCAGGAGGAGCTTGTATTAGCTCCACAGTATGCATCATTTCCACTAGAAGATGGAAGCTTTCTTGTGAGACACCATACACAGATGGATGGAGGGTGCAAAGTAATTTGGGCACCTCAGGAAGAGCTCATAAGCTGTAGTTGTCATCATTTTGAGTTTACAGGAATCCTTTGTAGACACATTCTTCGTATTCTGTCAACGAATAATTGCTTTCATATTCCAGATGATTACCTACCTATTCGATGGCGCTGCATCAACTCACCTCTGACAAAGTGCTCTAGGACTGCTCCAAGGGAACATGCTGAACGTGTTCATTTGTTGCAAGCTATGGTGTCTGCTCTTATGGCAGAATCTGTCGAGTCAGAGGAGCGACTTGAGGTTGCTTCAGAACAAGTAGCCATGGTGTTATCTCGCATCAGAGAATTTCCTCTGTCTACACATGGTATGAGCGACATTGCTTATGAGAGCCCTTCTGAGTCACTGATTATACCAGAAGTAGAGGAGACTGATGGCATCATCCATAGCTTTGCTGCTGGACGTACTCATGTATCTTATACTTTGGGCAAGCTAAAAGAAAGACAAACAAGAGATGGGGTGGAGATGTCGAGGAAAAGGAGGCGTTATCCAGCACCTTACTGTGGGCAATTTGGACATGATGCTAATGACTGCCCAATGATGGGAACTGAAGGTTTGAATGGAGATGATTTGGGATTCCTGTAG